The following is a genomic window from bacterium.
AAGAAGAGTTATTGATATGATAAAAGCTATAAAGGATGTTTAGTGTTTTCAGACTTTCTTAATAATACTATAAGGTTTTTTTCGGTTTTAGGCTGGCGAGATTTTGTAGAAATTCTTGTATTGGCTGTTATTTTCTATAGAGTCTTTTTGTTTATTAAAGGCACCAGAACTATCCAGGTTATGAAGGGACTCTTTATCATTGTGCTTGTTGCGCTTTTGGCAAAGATTATGAATTTATACACGATAAGCTGGATACTTGAGAAAGTATTAGCTATAGGCGTAATAGCCATCTTAATTGTTTTTCAACCTGAATTAAGGCGTGCTCTTTCAAGAATAGGACAGAATCCACTTAATATATCCTTGCAAGAAGATGAGTTAATAGACGAAATAGTAAAATCTGTAAATATGCTTTCCAGAAAGAATATTGGTGCGCTTATTGTAATTGGTCGTGAAATTGGTCTGAAAGATTATATGGAAACAGGTGTTCGTATAAATGCTAAAGTTACAAGTGAACTGTTAAGCAGTATTTTTACTCCTAATTCACCGCTTCACGATGGCGCAGTCATAATTGAGCGAGGAGAACTTGTCGCTGCAAGCTGTATTCTGCCTCTTGTAGAACTGCCTAATATCGGGAGAGTGCTGGGAACCAGACATAGAGCTGCCTTGAGTTTAACAAAAGAGACTGATGCAACAGTAATTGTAGTATCAGAAGAAACTGGAGGTATCTCTGTTGCAATAAGGAGAAAGCTGACACGTGATATAGATGGTATTACTTTGAGAAAAATATTGCATAACTTATATGCTCCTAGTGAGAAAAGCAAAAAAGCTTTCTGGATATGGAAGAGAAATAAGTAATGTTCAAAAATTGGGGATTTAAAATATTGTCATTTTTTATTGCCTGTATGATTTGGTTCTATATATCAGGGGAGGAGGGGGCAGATGTTGCAAAAAGAAGAGAAAAAGATAAAGTGTTAAGGAATGTTGTTGTAAAGGTAGTACATCCATTTTCTTTTATCTTGCAAGTGGAACCGGATCCAAAGCATGTAAGCGTGCAAATAAGAGGTGCGTCTCATGTTGTAGATAAACTAACCTCTAAAAGCATTCTTGTTTTTGTAGATGTAAGTGCTTTAGGGAAGGGG
Proteins encoded in this region:
- the cdaA gene encoding diadenylate cyclase CdaA, with protein sequence MRFFSVLGWRDFVEILVLAVIFYRVFLFIKGTRTIQVMKGLFIIVLVALLAKIMNLYTISWILEKVLAIGVIAILIVFQPELRRALSRIGQNPLNISLQEDELIDEIVKSVNMLSRKNIGALIVIGREIGLKDYMETGVRINAKVTSELLSSIFTPNSPLHDGAVIIERGELVAASCILPLVELPNIGRVLGTRHRAALSLTKETDATVIVVSEETGGISVAIRRKLTRDIDGITLRKILHNLYAPSEKSKKAFWIWKRNK